The Glycine soja cultivar W05 chromosome 6, ASM419377v2, whole genome shotgun sequence genome has a window encoding:
- the LOC114414827 gene encoding cytokinin riboside 5'-monophosphate phosphoribohydrolase LOG8-like has product MEEGYPRSKFKTVCVFCGSNSGNRQVFSDAAIQLGNELVKRNIDLVYGGGSVGLMGLISQRVYDGGCHVLGIIPKALMPLEISGETVGEVRIVSDMHERKAAMAQEADAFVALPGGYGTMEELLEMITWAQLGIHKKPVGLLNVDGYYNCLLALFDNGVKEGFIKPCARDIVVSATSAKELMMKMEHYTPSHEHVAPHESWQMKQLGNYPDAE; this is encoded by the exons ATGGAGGAAGGGTACCCCAGAAGCAAGTTCAAGACCGTGTGTGTCTTCTGTGGCAGCAACAGTGGCAACCGACAAGTCTTCAGTGACGCTGCGATTCAATTGGGCAATGAACTG GTTAAGAGGAACATAGACTTGGTGTATGGTGGGGGCAGTGTTGGGCTAATGGGCTTAATATCTCAGAGAGTGTATGATGGAGGCTGCCATGTCCTAGG GATCATTCCAAAAGCTCTCATGCCTCTCGAG ATATCAGGTGAAACAGTAGGTGAAGTGAGAATTGTTTCAGATATGCACGAGCGTAAAGCTGCCATGGCTCAAGAAGCTGATGCATTTGTTGCTCTCCCTG GAGGATATGGAACCATGGAGGAGCTGTTGGAGATGATAACTTGGGCCCAACTTGGAATCCATAAAAAACCG GTTGGTCTACTGAATGTTGACGGTTACTATAACTGTTTGCTTGCATTATTTGACAATGGTGTTAAAGAAGGCTTCATTAAGCCTTGTGCACGGGATATAGTTGTCTCTGCTACGTCAGCCAAAGAACTTATGATGAAGATGGAG CACTACACTCCTTCGCACGAACATGTTGCCCCTCATGAGAGCTGGCAGATGAAGCAATTAGGTAATTATCCAGATGCAGAGTGA
- the LOC114414826 gene encoding mitochondrial carrier protein CoAc1-like isoform X1 — translation MDSSQGSTIAGFVDNASIKRNESSFDGVPVYVKELIAGGFAGALSKTSVAPLERVKILWQTRTPGFHSLGVYQSMNKLLKHEGFLGLYKGNGASVIRIVPYAALHFMTYERYKSWILNNYPVLGTGPFIDLLAGSAAGGTSVLCTYPLDLARTKLAYQVADTRGLIKDGMKGVQPAHNGIKGVLTSVYKEGGVRGLYRGAGPTLTGILPYAGLKFYMYEKLKTHVPEEHQKSIMMRLSCGALAGLFGQTLTYPLDVVKRQMQVGSLQNAAHEDVRYKNTIDGLRTIVCNQGWKQLFHGVSINYIRIVPSAAISFTTYDMVKSWLGIPPQQKSQSVSAA, via the exons ATGGATTCTTCACAAGGGTCTACCATTGCTGGTTTCGTGGACAATGCATCCATTAAGAGAAATGAGTCTAGTTTTGATGGCGTTCCCGTGTATGTTAAGGAACTAATTGCCGGAGGCTTTGCTGGTGCGCTTTCTAAGACCTCTGTTGCACCCCTCGAACGGGTTAAGATACTTTGGCAG ACAAGGACACCAGGATTTCATTCTCTTGGGGTGTATCAATCTATGAATAAGTTACTAAAGCATGAAGGTTTTCTAGGATTATATAA GGGAAATGGAGCTAGTGTTATCCGCATTGTTCCGTATGCAGCCTTGCATTTTATGACATATGAGCGCTACAAAAGTTGGATCTTGAATAATTATCCTGTGTTAGGTACAGGTCCTTTTATTGATCTTTTAGCAGGCTCTGCTGCAGGAGGAACTTCAGTTTTATGTACCTACCCCTTGGATCTTGCTCGTACCAAACTTGCTTACCAG gtGGCTGACACAAGAGGACTTATCAAAGATGGTATGAAAGGAGTTCAACCTGCACATAATGGCATTAAAGGCGTGCTTACAAGTGTCTATAAGGAAGGGGGAGTTCGTGGACTTTATAGGGGTGCAG GACCAACCCTTACTGGAATTCTTCCATATGCTGGTTTAAAGTTCTACATGTATGAGAAATTGAAGACTCATGTTCCTGAAGAACATCAAAAGTCCATTATGATGCGTCTTTCTTGTGGAGCTCTAGCTGGATTGTTTGGGCAGACTTTAACATACCCTTTAGATGTTGTCAAGAGACAGATGCAG GTTGGCAGCCTGCAAAATGCTGCCCATGAGGATGTCAGATACAAAAATACAATTGATGGACTTAGGACTATTGTTTGTAATCAAGGATGGAAGCAGCTGTTTCATGGCGTAAGCATTAACTATATAAGG ATTGTTCCTTCAGCTGCAATTAGTTTCACCACATACGACATGGTGAAGTCTTGGCTTGGCATACCACCTCAACAAAAGTCTCAATCAGTTTCGGCAGCATGA
- the LOC114414825 gene encoding protein IQ-DOMAIN 1-like has product MMGASGKWVKALIGLKKPDKEEHVKEGGGKSKKWRLWRSSSGDTGVSWKGFKGGNHSAVASSEVGSDSSPHVVAAAAATGAAFTAAVATVVRAPPKDFRLVKQEWAAIRIQTAFRALLARRALRALKGVVRIQALVRGRQVRKQAAVTLRCMQALVRVQARVRARRVRMSIEGQTVQNLLNERRSKLDLLKQAEEGWCDSRGTLEDVKTKIQMRQEGAFKRERAMAYSLAHKQCRSTPSPNPRTRASFTSLKSHEMNKANCGWSWLERWMAAKPWESRLMEQSQSQAEALDKTPPPKKFVESFVSSNSKQSMVKVKKNNVTTRISARPPLVGQATRSSSSPSSEFRYDESSASSSICTSTTPMSGNTCDRTEDSNGNAVVARPNYMNLTQSTKAKQKTSGNHVYNRAQRQQSMDGFQFLKRAAVFSTADSDPSINFSRPLHLDKSSVMAR; this is encoded by the exons ATGATGGGTGCCTCAGGAAAATGGGTAAAGGCATTAATCGGACTTAAGAAACCAGACAAAGAGGAGCAT GTGAAAGAGGGTGGTGGTAAGAGCAAGAAGTGGAGGCTATGGAGGAGTTCTTCTGGGGACACGGGGGTTTCTTGGAAGGGTTTCAAAGGAGGAAACCACAGCGCGGTAGCTTCTTCTGAAGTGGGGTCTGATTCTTCTCCACATGTtgtagcagcagcagcagcaacaggCGCGGCTTTCACAGCAGCAGTAGCCACTGTGGTTCGAGCTCCACCTAAAGATTTCAGACTCGTCAAGCAAGAATGGGCCGCTATAAGAATCCAAACTGCTTTCCGCGCCCTCTTG GCAAGAAGGGCTTTGAGGGCATTGAAGGGAGTGGTGAGGATTCAAGCTCTTGTTCGGGGGAGACAGGTGAGGAAGCAGGCTGCGGTGACATTGAGGTGCATGCAGGCCTTGGTTCGTGTTCAGGCCCGAGTTAGAGCCCGTCGTGTCAGGATGTCCATAGAGGGCCAAACTGTGCAGAACTTGCTCAATGAAAGACGCAGTAAGCTTGATCTTTTGAAGCAAGCTGAG GAAGGATGGTGTGACAGCAGAGGAACGTTGGAAgatgttaagacaaagatacAAATGAGGCAAGAAGGAGCTTTCAAAAGGGAAAGAGCAATGGCTTACTCTCTTGCTCACAAA CAATGCAGATCAACACCAAGCCCTAATCCACGAACACGTGCCTCATTTACCTCTCTTAAGAGTCATGAGATGAACAAAGCTAACTGTGGGTGGAGTTGGTTGGAGCGTTGGATGGCAGCAAAGCCTTGGGAGAGTAGATTGATGGAACAATCACAATCTCAGGCTGAAGCCTTAGATAAAACCCCACCTCCAAAGAAGTTTGTGGAATCCTTTGTGAGCTCTAATTCCAAACAAAGCATGGTCAAAGTCAAGAAGAACAACGTCACAACAAGGATTTCAGCTAGGCCACCCCTTGTTGGGCAAGCTACTCGCTCATCCTCAAGTCCAAGTTCTGAGTTTCGATACGATGAGAGTTCTGCATCATCTTCCATTTGTACATCCACAACACCAATGTCTGGGAACACTTGTGACAGGACTGAGGATAGTAATGGTAATGCTGTTGTTGCTAGGCCTAATTACATGAACCTGACTCAGTCCACAAAGGCAAAGCAAAAGACAAGTGGCAATCATGTATATAATAGAGCTCAGAGGCAGCAATCCATGGATGGGTTTCAATTCCTCAAGAGGGCAGCGGTTTTCTCCACTGCGGATTCTGACCCTTCAATCAACTTTTCTAGGCCACTTCACTTGGACAAGAGTTCAGTGATGGCACGGTGA
- the LOC114414826 gene encoding mitochondrial carrier protein CoAc1-like isoform X2, which produces MTYERYKSWILNNYPVLGTGPFIDLLAGSAAGGTSVLCTYPLDLARTKLAYQVADTRGLIKDGMKGVQPAHNGIKGVLTSVYKEGGVRGLYRGAGPTLTGILPYAGLKFYMYEKLKTHVPEEHQKSIMMRLSCGALAGLFGQTLTYPLDVVKRQMQVGSLQNAAHEDVRYKNTIDGLRTIVCNQGWKQLFHGVSINYIRIVPSAAISFTTYDMVKSWLGIPPQQKSQSVSAA; this is translated from the exons ATGACATATGAGCGCTACAAAAGTTGGATCTTGAATAATTATCCTGTGTTAGGTACAGGTCCTTTTATTGATCTTTTAGCAGGCTCTGCTGCAGGAGGAACTTCAGTTTTATGTACCTACCCCTTGGATCTTGCTCGTACCAAACTTGCTTACCAG gtGGCTGACACAAGAGGACTTATCAAAGATGGTATGAAAGGAGTTCAACCTGCACATAATGGCATTAAAGGCGTGCTTACAAGTGTCTATAAGGAAGGGGGAGTTCGTGGACTTTATAGGGGTGCAG GACCAACCCTTACTGGAATTCTTCCATATGCTGGTTTAAAGTTCTACATGTATGAGAAATTGAAGACTCATGTTCCTGAAGAACATCAAAAGTCCATTATGATGCGTCTTTCTTGTGGAGCTCTAGCTGGATTGTTTGGGCAGACTTTAACATACCCTTTAGATGTTGTCAAGAGACAGATGCAG GTTGGCAGCCTGCAAAATGCTGCCCATGAGGATGTCAGATACAAAAATACAATTGATGGACTTAGGACTATTGTTTGTAATCAAGGATGGAAGCAGCTGTTTCATGGCGTAAGCATTAACTATATAAGG ATTGTTCCTTCAGCTGCAATTAGTTTCACCACATACGACATGGTGAAGTCTTGGCTTGGCATACCACCTCAACAAAAGTCTCAATCAGTTTCGGCAGCATGA